Genomic window (Cryptosporangium minutisporangium):
CCCACCGGGATACCGAGCACCGCGGCCGGCCGGGGTGCACCCGCGGCGACCATGTCCAGCAGGTGGAACAGCGCCGTCGGCGCGTTGCCGATCGCGACGACCGCCCCTTCGAGCCGATCGCGCCAGAGCTCCAGGGCCGCGGCGCTGCGCGTGGTGCCCAGCGACGCCGCCAGCGCAGGCACCGAGGGATCACCGAGGGTGCAGATCACCTCGTTGGAGGCGGGCAAGCGTCGACGAGTGACGCCGGACGCGACCATCTGCGCGTCGCAGAGGATCGGCGCGCCGTCCTGCAAGGCCTTGACCGCGGCCGGTACCGCGTCGGCGGAGAACGCCAGGTCGTCGACGAGGTCGACCATGCCGCAGGAGTGGATCATCCGGACCGCCACGCGTGCGACGTCGGCCGGAAGACCGTCGAGGTCGGCTTCGGCCCGGATCATCGCGAACGACTGCCGATAGATCTCCGCCCCATCGCGGATGTACTGCCAACTCACTGCTTGCTCCTCCTGGCTGCCGCGACGATCGCGGGTAGCTCGTCGACGTCGTCGACCGGGAAACCGTCGACCTGGTAGCCGTCGGCCGTGGCGAGCACGTCGACGTGTACACCGACGGGATGCCCGCAGCGCCGTTCACAGCCGACGAAGTGCACCGGCGAGAGGCCCGGCGCAGGTTGGGCTACCCCGAGCGCGACCGAAGCGTCCGCGCGCACGTCCGCCAGCGACTTGGCGCAGCCGGGCAGCCCGGTGCACGCGGTCGCGGTCGCCCACGGGGACGCCGGGTCGGTGACCAGGCCGACGTCAGTCAACGCGTCCAGCGCGGAAGCACCGACACCCGGCAGCACGACACCGCGCCACGGAGTGACGATGATCTCGTCCCGGGCCAGCTCACCGATCCGCGCCATCTGCACGGCCGTGAGGCGCCCGAGCGGTGCGACCGCGCCGACTCCGCCGGGTGCCACCCCGATCGGTCCGGAGGCGGGCGGCGGCGGCGCGGTGACGTCCGGACGGGACAACGGCACCCCGAGCGCGTCGGCCACCCGGGCGGCGACGCGGGCCGGTCCGTCGTCCACCTCCGCCAGACGCCAGGCCCGGGACTCCTGTGCCCGGCGCTCGGCGAGGAACCCCCACGCGGCCGCCAGAAGGGCGGGAACGGCCTGGTCGACGCGGACCCGCAGACCGCAGTCGACGCCCGCCAGCAGCACCGGGACGGGGTCGGAGCCGAGCAGCACGGTCACGTCCGCACCCAGGCCCGCCACGTCCCGCGCGGAGTCCACCGCGAACAGGAAACGCCCTGGCAGTGCGGCCAGGTCCGGGGAGGCGCAGAGCTCCCGGTCGAGTCCGGTCACGACCGGACGCACGTCGCCGAGCGGAGAGGCGACGATGTTCCGCACCCGCTCGTGCGTGGCGGACGGCAACAACCCGGCGGACGCCAGGCGCATGGCCAGCGCGGTCGGGTCGGCGACGCCCCTGATCTGGACGTTCGCGCGGGAGGTCAGGTCGAGCGGGGCGTACTCCTGTAGCGCGGCCCACTGGGTGAGGCTCACCACACCACCGGGGACCCGGATCCGCGCCAAACCGCCGTCCGCAGCCTCGTGCACCTGCAGCGCGCCTGGACAGCGGTCGGCGTCCAGGCGGCGCGGAGCGGGCACGGCGGTGGGCATACGCCGGATGCTACGTGCCACCCGGGCTACCGCAATTGGGCCCACTTGACGGGAGCGACCCCGATCACCAGTGTTGAGAGGCCACGAGCGGTGTCAGGTGGAGGAAGCCGGTGAGAATCCGGCGCGGTCCCGCCACTGTCACCGGGGAGCGACCCTGCACTCCAAAGCCACTGCGTCAGCGGGAAGGCGAGCAGGGGAGCACCGATCCGGGAGCCAGGAGACTCCGGACGCCGCGAGAGGCAGCGGGCACTACAGCCGTTGCCGAACCACACGACCCGGGGCGCGGACCCCGAGTGAGGACCCCTGCGTGATTCTGCTGCTCTCGACCTCCGACACGGACCTGCTCTCGGCGCGGGCCAGCGGAGCTCCGTACCGCCTGGCCAACCCCGCTCGGACCAGCGTCGACGACCTGCCGGAGCTGCTCGACGGCGTCGACTTGGTCGTGGTCCGCATCCTCGGCGGACGCCGGGCGTGGGAGGAAGGCTTGGACGCGCTGCTGGCCGGGCCGCGGCCGGTCGTCGTACTCGGGGGCGAGATCGCGCCGGACGCGGACCTGATGCAGCTGTCCAGCGTGCCGGCGGGCGTTGCGGCGGAGGCCCACGGGTACCTCGCCCAGGGCGGCGCGGCGAACTTGGAGCAGCTCCACAACTTCCTGAGCGACACGGTCCTGCTCACCGGCCTCGGCTTCGCGCCTCCCGTCGACACCCCGACCTGGGGTGTCCTCGAGCGCCAACCGCGGACCGCAACCGATCCCACGCCGACCCCGGTGGGAGAAGGTCCTGCCGCAGAGACCACAACGAGGTACGGAACCTCAGCAGACGTTCGGAGACGTACTGGTCCGTGCATCGGTGTCCTGTACTACCGAGCGCACCACGTCGCCGGGAACACCTCGTTCGTCGAGGCGTTGTGTGACGCGATCGAGGACGCAGGCGGCCAGGCGCTCCCGGTGTTCTGCGCCTCGCTCCGAGCGGCGCCGGCCGAGCTGCTGCGCACGCTGGAGCGCGCCGACGCCCTGGTCGTGACCGTGCTCGCGGCCGGCGGCACGAAGCCCGCCACCGTCAGCGCCGGCGGCGACGACGACGCCTGGGACGTGGGCGCGCTCGCCGCGCTCGACGTCCCGATCCTGCAGGGTCTGTGCCTGACCAGCAGCCGCGAGACCTGGGCGGCGAACGACGACGGCCTGAGCCCGCTGGACAACGCGACCCAGGTCGCGATCCCGGAGTTCGACGGCCGGATCATCACGGTCCCGTTCTCGTTCAAAGAGATCGACGCCGACGGGCTGACCGTCTACGTCGCCGACCCCGAGCGGGCCGCCCGGGTGGCCGGCATCGCGGTGAAGCACGGTGCGCTGCGGCACATCCCGGCCGCCGAGAAACGCATCGCGCTGATGCTCTCCGCCTACCCCACGAAGCACGCCCGGGTGGGCAACGCGGTCGGCCTGGACACGCCGAAGTCCGCGGTGAAGCTGCTGCAGGCCTTGGCGGACGCCGGGTACTTCCTCGGAGACGGCCTCCCGGGCGTGGAGGCGCAGGACGGCGACGCGCTGATCCACGCGCTGATCAAGGCCGGCGGGCACGACACCGCCTGGCTCACCGAGGAGCAGCTCGCGTCGAACCCGGTCCGGATCCCGGCCGCGACCTACCGCGCGTACTTCGAGTCCCTCGACGAAGATCTGCAGCGGAAGATGCTCGAGCACTGGGGCGAGCCGCCGGGTGAGCTCTACGTCCACGACGGCGACATCGTGCTGGCCGCCCTGCGCGCCGGGAACGTCGTCGTGATGATCCAGCCGCCGCGTGGTTTCGGCGAGAACCCGGTCGCGATCTACCACGACCCGGACCTCCCGCCGAGCCATCACTACCTGGCCGCCTACCGTTGGCTGGCCGCCGAGTTCGGCGCAGATGCCGTCGTCCACCTGGGCAAACACGGCAACCTGGAGTGGCTGCCCGGCAAGACCGTCGGAATGTCCGCCGCCGACGGTTCCGACGCCGCGCTCGGTGATCTGCCGCTGATCTACCCGTTCCTAGTCAATGACCCGGGCGAGGGCACGCAGGCCAAGCGGCGCACGCACGCCACGCTGGTCGATCACCTGGTGCCCCCGATGGCCCGCGCCGAAAGCTACGGCGACATCGCCCGGCTGGAGCAGCTGCTCGACGAGCACGCGAACATCGCGGCGCTCGACCCGGCCAAGCTGCCCGCGATCCGCGCCCAGATCTGGACGCTGATCCAGGCCGCGCGTCTCGACCACGACCTGGGCCTCGGCGACCGCCCGCACGACGCGGAGTTCGACGATTTCATCCTGCACGTCGACGGGTGGCTGTGCGAGGTCAAGGACGTGCAGATCCGGGACGGGCTGCACGTGCTGGGGCTCGCGCCGGAGGGCGAGGCGCGGGTCAACCTGGTGCTCGCGATGCTCCGCGCCCGGCAGATGTGGGCGGGTCAGGTGGCGGCCCTGCCGGGTCTCCGTGAGGCGCTCGGCCTCTCCGAGGCCGGCGACGAGGCTCGCGTCGACGTCGACGCGATCGACGCGATCGCACGCTCCCTGGTCGCGGAGATGGACGTGCGCGGCTGGGATCCCGCCGTCGCAGCCGAGGTCACTGCGTCAATTCTGGACGCGACGCCGAGCGCCGCCGCAGACGCGGACCGGGCGCTCGTCACGCGGGTGCTGGAGTTCGCGGCGAACGAGGTGGTGCCGCGGCTGAGCAAGACCACCGACGAGCTGGACCACGTGCTGCACGCCCTGGACGGCGGTTACGTCCCGGCGGGCCCGTCCGGCTCACCGCTGCGCGGTCTGATCAACACGCTGCCGACCGGCCGCAACTTCTACTCGGTCGACCCGAAGGCGGTGCCCAGCCGGCTGGCCTGGGAGACCGGCTCCGCGATGGCCGACTCGCTGCTCGCCCGCTACCGGGAAGAGGTCGGCGACTGGCCGCGCTCGGTCGGGCTCTCGATCTGGGGCACCTCGGCGATGCGCACCGCCGGGGACGACATCGCCGAGGTTCTCGCGCTGCTCGGCGTCCGCCCGGTGTGGGACGAGGCCTCGCGGCGGGTGAACGGACTCGAGGTCATTCCGGCGAGCGAACTCCAAAGGCCCCGCGTCGACGTCACGATCCGGATCAGCGGCTTCTTCCGGGACGCGTTCCCGCATGTCGTCGCGATGCTGGACGACGCCGTGCAGCTGGTCGCGGCGCTCGACGAGCCGGACAACTACGTCCGGGAGCACGTCCGCGCGGACCTGGCCGACCACGGCGACGAGCGGCGCGCGACCATGCGCCTGTTCGGCTCGAAGCCGGGCGCCTACGGTGCCGGGCTGCTGCAGGCGATCGACAGCCGCACCTGGCGCGACGACAAGGACCTGGCCGAGGTCTACGCGGTCTGGGGCGGGTTCGCGTACGGGCGCGGCCTGGACGGCGTCCCGGCCCGGCCGGACATGGAGAGCGCGTACAAGCGGATAAACGTCGCCGCGAAGAACGTCGACACGGCTGAGCACGACATCGCCGACTCCGACGACTACTTCCAGTACCACGGCGGCATGATCGCGACGGTCCGCGCGCTGACCGGGCAGGCCCCGAAGGCGTACATCGGCGACAGCACCCGCCCGGACGCCGTCCGCACCCGCAGCCTGCACGAGGAGACCGCGCGGGTGTTCCGGGCCCGGGTGGTCAACCCGCGGTGGATCGAGGCGATGCGGCGGCACGGGTACAAGGGCGCGTTCGAGTTGGCGGCGACCGTCGACTACCTGTTCGGCTACGACGCCACGGCCGGCGTCGTCGCGGACTGGATGTACGAGAACCTGGCCGCGACGTACGCGCTCGACCCCGAGAACCAGAAGTTCTTCACCGAGTCGAACCCGTGGGCGCTGCACGCGATCACCGAGCGGCTGCTCGAGGCCGCGAACCGCGGGATGTGGGAGCACCCGGCGGACGAGACGCTGGCGGCGCTGCAGGAGCTGTACCTCGCCACCGAGGGTGACCTCGAGGACGAGTGAGGCTCAGCGGGCGGCGCGGTCGCTGAACCGCCGGACCGGGTCCACGACGTTCAGCAACGTGGAGCTGCACTCGGCCAGCGCGCCCTGCACTGCCCGCAGCTCCTCGGCGGACGGCCCGGCCACGTCCTCGACCGCTTTCGCCATCTCCGCGGCCGAGGACGAGAGCTGCAAGGTCGTCACGGCGAGCGCCCGCAGGATCGCGGGCGCGTCGACGAGGACGTCCGACTGAAGTACTCGTGCTAGCGCAGTCGCGTCACTACTCAGAGTATTGGCCAACTCCGTGACGGCGTCCCGCGCGACATTCATGCAGCGATAGTGCCTCGTGAGTGCTACACCGCGCGCCCCTCAAACGGTGGGCATAAGCCGCGAATCGTCGTGGTTGTCCGGGAGGTGGGAGGCCTGGTGGGCGGTCGGCGTGCCGCGAGGGAGACTGCATACGGTCGAACGGCTGACCAGCCATGACACGTCCGACGAGGGAGGCCCATGACCGAGCCGGTGGTGCTCGAACCCGCCGAGGTCTGGGCCTATTTGGTCGGCCGGGAACTGCTGCCCGCCGATGCCAGCGGTGTCGTGCGGGAGGTCGGCGACGGCAACATGAACCGGGTCTTCGTGGCGATCCCGGACGACAGCGCGATCGCCGGCCTCGCGGTCAAGCAGGCGCCGCCGTGGATCCAGAAGCTCGGGCCGTCGGCCCCGATGAGCCCCGAGCGCGCCCTGATCGAGGCTCGCGCGCTCCGTAGGTTCGCCGAGTACGCCCCCCGCCAGACGCCGCGCGTGCTGGATGTCGACCCCCCGCGGTTCGCGTTCACGATGGAGGACCTCTCCGACCTCACCGTCCTCCGCACGGCCCTGAACGACGGCGCCGGCCTGGGCCGCACGTCCGCGGAGGTGGGTGAACTCGTCGGCCGGGTCACGTTCGCGACCAGCGTCGCCGGCGCGACACCGCAGGCCCGTGCCGCGCTGCTCGCCGACTCGGTGAACCCGCTGCTCGCCGAGGTCACGCTGCAATATCTCCTCGGCGACCCGTTCACGACGGCCGAACACAATCACCACCATCCGGCGCTGAACACCGCACTCCAGAAGCTCCGCAGCGACCCCGCCGTCCGCACCGAACTCGCCACCCTGCGCGCGGACTTCGGCGGGAACGCCCAAGCCCTCGTCCACGGCGACCTGCACAGCGGCAGCGTCATGGTCGGCGTCCGCAAGGGGGAGCCGGTCGTCCGGGTGATCGACCCGGAGTTCGCGATGGTCGGCCCGATCGGTCTGGACCTCGGGCTCTACCTGGCCAACGTGGTGATCGCCGCGGTCCGCGCCTACGCCCAGGGTGACGCCGAGCGGGGCAACGACCACGTCCTGTCGATCGCCGACTGCTGGGACTCGTTCTGCGCCGCCTGGCGCGAGGGCTGGCCCGGTCGCGTCGATCCGCTGCTCGACGACGGCTGGCTGCTGCGCCACCTCCGGGGCGTCTGGCACGACACGCTCGGTTACGCGGCGGTCGAGCTGGTCCGGCGAGTGGCGGGCTACTCGCA
Coding sequences:
- the cobN gene encoding cobaltochelatase subunit CobN, giving the protein MILLLSTSDTDLLSARASGAPYRLANPARTSVDDLPELLDGVDLVVVRILGGRRAWEEGLDALLAGPRPVVVLGGEIAPDADLMQLSSVPAGVAAEAHGYLAQGGAANLEQLHNFLSDTVLLTGLGFAPPVDTPTWGVLERQPRTATDPTPTPVGEGPAAETTTRYGTSADVRRRTGPCIGVLYYRAHHVAGNTSFVEALCDAIEDAGGQALPVFCASLRAAPAELLRTLERADALVVTVLAAGGTKPATVSAGGDDDAWDVGALAALDVPILQGLCLTSSRETWAANDDGLSPLDNATQVAIPEFDGRIITVPFSFKEIDADGLTVYVADPERAARVAGIAVKHGALRHIPAAEKRIALMLSAYPTKHARVGNAVGLDTPKSAVKLLQALADAGYFLGDGLPGVEAQDGDALIHALIKAGGHDTAWLTEEQLASNPVRIPAATYRAYFESLDEDLQRKMLEHWGEPPGELYVHDGDIVLAALRAGNVVVMIQPPRGFGENPVAIYHDPDLPPSHHYLAAYRWLAAEFGADAVVHLGKHGNLEWLPGKTVGMSAADGSDAALGDLPLIYPFLVNDPGEGTQAKRRTHATLVDHLVPPMARAESYGDIARLEQLLDEHANIAALDPAKLPAIRAQIWTLIQAARLDHDLGLGDRPHDAEFDDFILHVDGWLCEVKDVQIRDGLHVLGLAPEGEARVNLVLAMLRARQMWAGQVAALPGLREALGLSEAGDEARVDVDAIDAIARSLVAEMDVRGWDPAVAAEVTASILDATPSAAADADRALVTRVLEFAANEVVPRLSKTTDELDHVLHALDGGYVPAGPSGSPLRGLINTLPTGRNFYSVDPKAVPSRLAWETGSAMADSLLARYREEVGDWPRSVGLSIWGTSAMRTAGDDIAEVLALLGVRPVWDEASRRVNGLEVIPASELQRPRVDVTIRISGFFRDAFPHVVAMLDDAVQLVAALDEPDNYVREHVRADLADHGDERRATMRLFGSKPGAYGAGLLQAIDSRTWRDDKDLAEVYAVWGGFAYGRGLDGVPARPDMESAYKRINVAAKNVDTAEHDIADSDDYFQYHGGMIATVRALTGQAPKAYIGDSTRPDAVRTRSLHEETARVFRARVVNPRWIEAMRRHGYKGAFELAATVDYLFGYDATAGVVADWMYENLAATYALDPENQKFFTESNPWALHAITERLLEAANRGMWEHPADETLAALQELYLATEGDLEDE
- the mtnK gene encoding S-methyl-5-thioribose kinase, with protein sequence MTEPVVLEPAEVWAYLVGRELLPADASGVVREVGDGNMNRVFVAIPDDSAIAGLAVKQAPPWIQKLGPSAPMSPERALIEARALRRFAEYAPRQTPRVLDVDPPRFAFTMEDLSDLTVLRTALNDGAGLGRTSAEVGELVGRVTFATSVAGATPQARAALLADSVNPLLAEVTLQYLLGDPFTTAEHNHHHPALNTALQKLRSDPAVRTELATLRADFGGNAQALVHGDLHSGSVMVGVRKGEPVVRVIDPEFAMVGPIGLDLGLYLANVVIAAVRAYAQGDAERGNDHVLSIADCWDSFCAAWREGWPGRVDPLLDDGWLLRHLRGVWHDTLGYAAVELVRRVAGYSHASDLETLPDPGPASAVVLGLGHKLLVDREICGSRPDPRALAHLVSTSWEAQQ
- a CDS encoding precorrin-3B synthase, with product MPTAVPAPRRLDADRCPGALQVHEAADGGLARIRVPGGVVSLTQWAALQEYAPLDLTSRANVQIRGVADPTALAMRLASAGLLPSATHERVRNIVASPLGDVRPVVTGLDRELCASPDLAALPGRFLFAVDSARDVAGLGADVTVLLGSDPVPVLLAGVDCGLRVRVDQAVPALLAAAWGFLAERRAQESRAWRLAEVDDGPARVAARVADALGVPLSRPDVTAPPPPASGPIGVAPGGVGAVAPLGRLTAVQMARIGELARDEIIVTPWRGVVLPGVGASALDALTDVGLVTDPASPWATATACTGLPGCAKSLADVRADASVALGVAQPAPGLSPVHFVGCERRCGHPVGVHVDVLATADGYQVDGFPVDDVDELPAIVAAARRSKQ
- a CDS encoding precorrin-8X methylmutase, with product MIRAEADLDGLPADVARVAVRMIHSCGMVDLVDDLAFSADAVPAAVKALQDGAPILCDAQMVASGVTRRRLPASNEVICTLGDPSVPALAASLGTTRSAAALELWRDRLEGAVVAIGNAPTALFHLLDMVAAGAPRPAAVLGIPVGFVGAAESKDALAANELGLEYLIVRGRRGGSAMTAGALNALASEEE